In a genomic window of Maridesulfovibrio ferrireducens:
- a CDS encoding tetratricopeptide repeat protein — translation MSREDWLDSLPENGRKAFEEAVKMHSAKLYDDALNFYAMALSYSPDEPVILSNLGVLLRSQDKIRAAEECYRRALAVDPDSSGCWTNLGNVLRRQGQLKEAVYCHRKAFKLDRKFIDAYYNLGLVLQDMGKIDEAIQIFDFCLKSKPDDVRINWDRALALLSKGDFIQGFEAYEYRWYRNELNERHFKQPLWDGSPLNGRRIFLYSEQGFGDTLNFCRYVAEVAKAGGEVILECQKELVSLLKGLEGLEEIVSAGDRLPDFDVQAPLLSLPRIMKHDMDSIPSKCPYLVPPAGAGFPVHVPPGTKFKVGIVWAGKPTHKNDHNRSVDIENFLIFSRIPGVMLYSLQKGDEAAQREKSACGFLVRELASGCDDFGDTAKVLGQLDLVITVDTSVAHLAGALGIPVWVALPYNPDWRWMRERADSPWYPSMTLFRQENPGDWGPVFKEMLASLVLKMSE, via the coding sequence ATGAGCAGAGAAGACTGGCTGGACTCTTTACCTGAAAACGGGCGCAAAGCTTTTGAAGAAGCTGTGAAAATGCACTCGGCTAAGCTTTATGATGATGCTCTGAATTTTTATGCAATGGCCCTTTCCTATTCACCGGATGAGCCGGTTATTTTATCAAATCTGGGAGTTCTTTTACGTAGTCAGGATAAAATCAGGGCTGCCGAAGAATGTTATCGCAGAGCACTTGCTGTAGATCCTGATTCTTCTGGTTGCTGGACAAATCTAGGGAATGTTCTGCGTAGACAGGGGCAGTTGAAAGAGGCTGTATACTGTCACCGTAAGGCGTTTAAATTAGATAGAAAATTCATTGATGCTTACTACAATTTAGGGCTTGTTTTACAGGATATGGGTAAGATTGATGAAGCTATTCAAATATTTGATTTTTGTTTAAAATCAAAGCCGGATGATGTCAGAATAAATTGGGATAGAGCACTTGCTTTGCTTTCAAAAGGTGATTTTATTCAAGGCTTTGAGGCTTATGAATATCGATGGTATCGTAACGAATTAAATGAGCGTCATTTTAAGCAGCCGTTGTGGGACGGTTCACCGCTTAATGGACGCAGGATATTTTTATATAGTGAGCAGGGATTCGGCGATACTCTTAATTTTTGCAGATACGTTGCCGAGGTTGCCAAGGCCGGAGGCGAGGTCATTCTTGAATGCCAGAAAGAACTTGTATCTCTGCTAAAAGGGCTTGAAGGGCTTGAAGAGATAGTAAGTGCCGGTGACAGGTTGCCTGATTTTGATGTTCAGGCTCCGCTGCTCAGTCTTCCTCGGATTATGAAGCATGACATGGATAGTATTCCTTCGAAGTGTCCATATCTTGTCCCTCCTGCCGGGGCGGGGTTTCCTGTGCATGTGCCGCCGGGAACTAAGTTCAAGGTGGGGATTGTATGGGCTGGAAAACCGACTCACAAAAATGACCATAACCGTTCTGTTGATATAGAAAATTTTCTTATTTTTTCCAGAATTCCCGGTGTAATGCTTTATTCTCTGCAAAAAGGGGATGAAGCTGCTCAGAGGGAAAAATCAGCATGTGGCTTTCTCGTTCGTGAGCTTGCGTCGGGCTGTGACGACTTCGGAGATACAGCTAAGGTTTTAGGACAGCTTGATCTTGTCATAACTGTTGATACGTCTGTTGCGCATCTGGCGGGAGCTCTTGGAATTCCGGTATGGGTAGCTCTTCCCTATAATCCGGACTGGAGATGGATGCGTGAACGCGCTGATTCTCCATGGTATCCGTCCATGACTTTATTCAGGCAGGAAAATCCGGGTGATTGGGGACCTGTGTTTAAGGAAATGCTGGCGTCTTTGGTTCTTAAAATGAGCGAATAG
- a CDS encoding chemotaxis protein has product MSSKILLKSGTNEVEILELYLDEGRGDKRKRWSFGLNVAKVKKIVKEVDLKNFSGRKDADIKKTTTGKIDSSNILVLGMFEFMGSVIPLIDLSGWLRMDRVRGENRMVLITEFNNVTSAFLVSGVNRIHRISWEELESLQGNMVKYAEGTIIGTVKLTDPNRILQVLDLEQALDDLSPANSDEALLDVAEVDEVFFKAVCADDSRSMRNLVTQALEKGGFSVDAFVNGKDLWDALLIFKEKAEQSGKPITDFLQLVVSDIEMPGMDGHAVTRRIKGDPILKDLTVFLFSSLITEELLHKGESVGADRQYSKPQIASLVAQAWEDANTMMESNR; this is encoded by the coding sequence ATGTCAAGCAAGATCCTATTGAAGTCTGGAACTAACGAAGTAGAAATTCTTGAATTATATCTCGATGAAGGGCGTGGCGATAAACGAAAGCGTTGGTCCTTTGGGTTGAATGTCGCTAAAGTTAAGAAGATTGTTAAAGAAGTTGATTTAAAAAATTTTTCTGGCCGTAAAGACGCAGACATCAAAAAAACAACTACCGGTAAAATAGATTCAAGTAATATTCTTGTTCTGGGTATGTTTGAATTTATGGGTTCTGTTATCCCTCTTATCGATCTTAGCGGCTGGCTGAGAATGGATAGAGTGCGCGGTGAAAATCGTATGGTGCTTATCACTGAATTTAATAACGTAACCAGCGCTTTTCTGGTTTCAGGAGTTAACAGAATTCACCGTATAAGCTGGGAAGAGCTTGAATCCCTGCAAGGCAATATGGTCAAATATGCTGAAGGTACAATTATCGGAACAGTTAAGCTTACCGATCCGAATCGTATTCTTCAGGTTCTCGATCTCGAACAGGCTTTGGATGATTTAAGTCCAGCCAACAGCGACGAAGCTTTGCTTGACGTTGCGGAAGTTGATGAAGTCTTTTTTAAGGCAGTGTGCGCTGATGACTCCCGCTCTATGCGAAATCTGGTAACGCAGGCTTTGGAGAAAGGCGGATTCTCCGTGGACGCCTTTGTTAACGGGAAAGATCTGTGGGATGCTCTTTTGATATTTAAAGAAAAAGCTGAACAGTCCGGTAAACCTATTACCGATTTTCTCCAGCTTGTTGTCTCAGATATTGAAATGCCGGGGATGGATGGTCATGCCGTGACACGCAGAATTAAGGGTGACCCTATTTTAAAAGATTTGACCGTATTTTTATTTTCATCTCTCATCACAGAGGAATTGTTGCATAAGGGTGAGTCTGTCGGTGCAGACAGGCAGTATTCTAAGCCTCAGATTGCGAGTCTTGTTGCACAGGCATGGGAAGATGCAAATACCATGATGGAGTCTAATCGCTGA
- a CDS encoding Crp/Fnr family transcriptional regulator gives MKKTHNLGQINLFAGLSESQLEKLDSIAIPRKLIRGEQIFLMGQEASGFYSVEDGRVKIYRESLSGKEQIIHIFGGGEIFGEVPVFQGTSYPASAVTLEDSTVLYFSRERFERIIKEDPGLAMSMLALLSGRLRQMVNQVAALSLEEVPGRLASYLLLLKTTQKSNILELDLQKGQIAAYLGTIQETLSRIFKKMSEQGLIKVDKKTVEIIDEASLELIASGEEQL, from the coding sequence ATGAAAAAGACACATAATCTTGGTCAAATAAACTTGTTTGCAGGCCTTTCCGAAAGCCAGTTGGAAAAACTCGATAGCATTGCCATCCCTCGAAAACTCATTCGCGGTGAACAAATATTTTTAATGGGACAAGAAGCCAGCGGCTTTTACAGTGTCGAAGACGGTAGAGTTAAAATTTATCGGGAATCACTTTCAGGCAAGGAACAGATCATACATATTTTCGGCGGTGGTGAAATTTTCGGTGAAGTTCCGGTTTTTCAAGGAACAAGCTATCCTGCAAGCGCAGTAACACTTGAAGATTCTACAGTTTTATATTTTTCACGTGAGAGATTTGAAAGGATTATAAAAGAAGATCCCGGCCTTGCAATGAGTATGCTGGCCCTGCTTTCAGGCAGACTGAGACAAATGGTCAATCAAGTCGCCGCGCTTAGTTTGGAAGAAGTTCCCGGCAGACTGGCAAGCTACCTGCTCCTGCTGAAAACCACCCAGAAATCTAACATTCTGGAACTGGATCTACAAAAAGGACAGATAGCCGCATACCTCGGCACAATACAGGAAACCCTGTCACGCATTTTTAAAAAAATGAGTGAGCAGGGATTAATTAAGGTCGACAAAAAAACAGTCGAAATCATAGATGAAGCTTCTTTAGAACTTATTGCGAGCGGTGAGGAGCAGCTGTAA
- a CDS encoding 4Fe-4S binding protein produces MEKSAIVNICRGIKGGECRFALFVEESFADRIEKTVIESGWPEFLKSQFGDNISRHKVFSVNAGACPNGCSRPHISDIGLIRACVPVIDNEGCIGCGECVTNCPDDAMQFIDGKVVITREKCLDCGFCTRTCPVEVISCSRKGWRVVAGGRLGRHPHLGSELPGIYSSAEVLLIIFRSLKLWMENYETGKRFGQIMDKVGYDKLLQD; encoded by the coding sequence ATGGAGAAATCCGCAATCGTAAATATTTGCCGTGGCATTAAGGGCGGAGAATGCCGCTTTGCTCTTTTCGTTGAAGAGAGTTTTGCCGATAGAATCGAGAAAACCGTGATAGAGTCCGGTTGGCCGGAATTCCTTAAATCGCAGTTCGGAGATAATATTTCGCGCCATAAAGTTTTCAGTGTTAATGCCGGAGCTTGTCCGAATGGCTGTTCACGTCCGCATATTTCCGACATCGGACTTATTCGCGCATGTGTTCCGGTCATAGATAACGAAGGATGTATCGGTTGCGGTGAATGTGTGACGAATTGTCCGGATGATGCAATGCAATTTATCGATGGTAAAGTTGTTATCACTCGCGAAAAATGTCTGGATTGTGGTTTTTGTACACGCACCTGTCCGGTTGAGGTTATTTCATGTTCCCGAAAAGGCTGGCGCGTTGTTGCCGGAGGCCGTCTTGGTAGGCATCCCCATTTAGGATCGGAACTGCCGGGAATTTACAGCAGTGCCGAAGTGCTTCTTATAATTTTTAGGAGTCTCAAACTCTGGATGGAAAATTACGAAACGGGCAAGCGGTTCGGGCAGATTATGGATAAGGTCGGATATGATAAACTGTTACAGGATTAG
- a CDS encoding 4Fe-4S binding protein: protein MGIILITISYLLLAAHSVRGGDMGFAVFFVGCLILTMTKERWTGLLTTVVLGGGAFVWLVKGSDLINMRIGLGADWIRLAAIMGVLFAVTLFSAAFSATPAGRKWFNRDPDKMWYKAAIFLITALLLEMVRSKAPFPVLLVDRFFPGWGRAEIFLLSAYAAWIGGKMFLPDGAKKIRPRIWAFFSIVFFLQLMFGLAGFDQFLMTGNLHLPVPALIVAGPIFRGSGFFMPILFTVSVFLVGPAWCSHLCYIGAWDDQSSRISGKRPAANFPHALIWMRLILLIFLVAIAWGLNLLGVSGSIAVLAAAGFGLIGIFVMLLFSRKMGMMIHCTAFCPMGIIANLLGRLSPWRMKISSDCNQCGRCSKVCRYGALRKEDLESGHPGLSCTLCGDCVSSCSSGCMGYKLPFISSNLSRKIFLVLVISLHSLFIGVARM from the coding sequence TTGGGCATTATTCTGATAACTATCTCATATTTATTACTTGCAGCTCATAGCGTGCGTGGCGGCGATATGGGGTTTGCGGTGTTCTTTGTGGGGTGTTTGATACTCACTATGACCAAGGAGCGTTGGACGGGCCTTCTTACGACAGTTGTTCTTGGCGGTGGAGCTTTTGTATGGCTTGTTAAAGGATCTGATCTTATTAATATGCGTATCGGCCTTGGTGCAGATTGGATACGTCTTGCAGCGATAATGGGAGTACTTTTTGCGGTGACTCTTTTTTCCGCAGCTTTTTCCGCAACTCCCGCAGGTAGAAAATGGTTTAATCGCGATCCTGATAAAATGTGGTATAAGGCCGCTATTTTTTTGATTACTGCTTTATTGCTGGAAATGGTTCGCAGCAAGGCTCCTTTTCCTGTGTTATTGGTGGACAGATTTTTTCCGGGATGGGGCAGAGCCGAGATTTTCCTTTTATCTGCCTATGCGGCGTGGATAGGCGGAAAAATGTTTTTGCCGGATGGAGCTAAGAAGATACGTCCACGGATATGGGCTTTTTTTTCAATTGTGTTCTTTCTTCAGTTGATGTTCGGACTTGCCGGATTCGATCAATTCCTGATGACGGGCAATTTGCATCTTCCGGTTCCGGCTCTCATTGTTGCCGGACCTATATTTCGAGGAAGCGGTTTTTTTATGCCGATTCTTTTTACGGTATCAGTCTTTCTTGTCGGTCCGGCTTGGTGCAGTCACCTTTGTTATATCGGGGCTTGGGATGATCAAAGCAGTCGCATCAGTGGCAAACGTCCGGCTGCGAATTTCCCTCATGCTCTTATCTGGATGCGTTTGATTCTCTTAATTTTTTTGGTCGCGATTGCATGGGGGCTTAATCTTTTAGGTGTTTCCGGTTCTATTGCGGTTTTAGCGGCGGCAGGTTTCGGTTTGATTGGAATTTTTGTGATGCTTCTTTTTTCTCGTAAGATGGGAATGATGATACATTGTACAGCTTTTTGTCCCATGGGAATCATCGCAAACCTTCTAGGCAGGTTGTCTCCTTGGCGAATGAAAATTTCATCAGACTGTAATCAGTGTGGCAGGTGCAGTAAGGTTTGCAGATATGGAGCGTTACGCAAAGAGGATCTTGAATCCGGTCATCCGGGGCTTTCCTGCACACTTTGCGGAGACTGCGTTTCTTCATGCTCCAGCGGTTGCATGGGATACAAACTTCCATTCATATCTTCCAATTTATCCCGCAAAATTTTCCTTGTTTTAGTTATTTCTTTGCATAGTTTATTTATTGGTGTTGCAAGAATGTAA
- a CDS encoding ferredoxin produces the protein MSRTVAIDIDACIGCEACAEEFPEVFSMGPADLPQVYNPEGVDEEKIEEIMDLCPANCIIWEDD, from the coding sequence ATGAGTCGTACCGTAGCTATTGATATTGATGCGTGTATTGGCTGCGAAGCTTGTGCGGAAGAGTTTCCAGAAGTTTTTTCCATGGGGCCCGCGGATCTGCCTCAGGTGTACAACCCAGAGGGTGTTGACGAAGAAAAGATTGAAGAGATTATGGATTTGTGCCCTGCGAACTGCATAATTTGGGAAGATGATTAA
- the hcp gene encoding hydroxylamine reductase: MFCNQCEQTAKGTGCTVKGVCGKTDETSAIQDLLIHVLAELGTVAVAAREEGIEIPSAVNLLTAEAVFSTLTNVNFDDERFIPIVKNVAAARDELAGKLKGGCSCGGVTKVGATAAELSKQGEAFSVNSFDENPDLRSLKQILIYGLKGVAAYVDHAAILGQQDPAVYAFLHEALAASLKPLGMEELVALCMKCGEVNLRAMELLDAGNTGTYGHPVPTEVPLGAKAGKAILVSGHDLKDLRAILEQTEGTGINVYTHGEMLPCHGYPELKKFNHFYGHYGTAWQNQLKEFAEFPGSILMTTNCIQKPSEKYIGDIYTTGLVGWPGVTHVLNGDFSEVIAKAKELPGFPADTDKGSVLCGFARNAVLGVADKVIDAVKAGDIRHFFLVGGCDGAKPGRNYYTEFVEKAPKDTIILTLACGKFRFFDKKLGDIGGIPRLLDIGQCNDAYSAVQIAVALAGAFECGVNELPLSFILSWYEQKAVSILLTLLHLGIKDIRIGPSLPAFITPNVLNFLVENFNIMPISTPDEDLKAILG, from the coding sequence ATGTTTTGCAATCAGTGTGAACAGACAGCCAAAGGCACAGGGTGCACCGTTAAAGGTGTATGCGGAAAGACTGACGAAACTTCTGCAATTCAGGATCTTTTGATTCATGTTCTTGCAGAGCTTGGAACCGTAGCAGTTGCAGCTCGCGAAGAAGGTATTGAAATTCCTTCAGCTGTGAATCTCCTAACTGCCGAAGCCGTTTTTTCAACTCTTACTAATGTAAACTTTGATGACGAAAGGTTTATTCCTATCGTTAAAAATGTTGCAGCAGCAAGAGACGAACTGGCAGGAAAGCTCAAGGGCGGATGTTCTTGCGGCGGAGTTACTAAAGTCGGCGCAACTGCTGCTGAACTCAGCAAGCAGGGCGAAGCTTTCTCTGTAAATTCATTTGATGAAAATCCCGATCTGCGTTCACTAAAGCAGATTCTTATATACGGACTTAAAGGCGTAGCCGCATACGTTGATCATGCTGCCATTCTCGGTCAACAAGATCCTGCAGTATACGCATTCCTTCACGAAGCTCTTGCCGCTTCCCTTAAGCCTCTCGGCATGGAAGAACTTGTCGCTCTCTGCATGAAGTGCGGTGAAGTCAACCTTAGAGCAATGGAACTTCTGGATGCTGGTAACACCGGAACTTACGGTCACCCGGTTCCTACTGAAGTGCCTCTCGGCGCAAAAGCCGGAAAGGCGATCCTTGTTTCAGGTCACGATCTGAAAGATCTTCGCGCTATTCTTGAGCAGACTGAAGGCACAGGAATCAACGTTTACACCCATGGTGAAATGCTTCCTTGTCACGGATACCCTGAGCTTAAAAAGTTCAATCATTTTTACGGTCATTACGGAACCGCATGGCAGAATCAGTTGAAAGAATTTGCTGAATTCCCGGGTTCAATCCTTATGACAACTAACTGCATTCAGAAGCCTTCTGAAAAGTACATTGGTGACATTTACACCACTGGTCTTGTCGGATGGCCTGGGGTTACTCATGTTCTTAACGGTGACTTCAGTGAAGTTATTGCTAAGGCAAAAGAACTTCCCGGTTTCCCAGCTGATACCGATAAAGGCTCTGTCCTTTGCGGATTCGCAAGAAACGCAGTTCTCGGCGTAGCTGACAAAGTTATCGACGCTGTTAAAGCTGGCGATATCCGCCACTTCTTCCTCGTCGGTGGTTGTGACGGTGCTAAACCAGGCCGTAACTACTACACTGAGTTCGTTGAAAAAGCTCCTAAAGATACTATTATCCTTACCCTTGCTTGCGGTAAATTCCGTTTCTTCGACAAAAAACTCGGCGATATCGGTGGAATTCCTCGCTTGCTTGATATCGGACAGTGTAATGATGCTTATTCCGCAGTTCAGATTGCGGTCGCTCTTGCCGGCGCATTCGAGTGCGGCGTGAATGAGCTTCCATTATCCTTTATCCTTTCATGGTACGAGCAGAAAGCAGTGTCCATCCTTTTGACCTTGCTCCACCTCGGAATCAAGGACATTCGCATCGGGCCTAGTCTTCCTGCTTTCATCACTCCGAACGTGCTGAACTTCCTTGTTGAGAACTTCAACATTATGCCTATCAGCACTCCTGATGAAGATCTCAAGGCTATTCTCGGCTAG
- a CDS encoding ATP-binding protein, whose amino-acid sequence MKVTRKLIHIDEELCNGCGECVPGCEEGALQIIDGKARLVAEKYCDGLGACLGECPTGALTVRDVETEDFDPDAVRELLTKQGRAVPEHMPSPESLRLDNPAAEAAPKSGCGCGGSKLVEFTPCQKANIPADIEGEAGPSHLTHWPVQLRLVPPEAPFLKGADLLLTADCVAVSMPGYHERFLPGRKVLMGCPKFDDVELYIERLTAIFATAGLKSITLLEMEVPCCSNMSKIVAKALKNSGANIPTEKIIVARTGEIVFKGDLVQPVIL is encoded by the coding sequence ATGAAGGTTACAAGAAAGCTCATCCATATAGACGAAGAACTCTGTAACGGTTGCGGAGAATGTGTTCCGGGCTGTGAAGAAGGCGCGTTGCAAATTATTGACGGCAAGGCCCGTTTGGTTGCCGAGAAGTATTGTGATGGTCTCGGAGCCTGTCTGGGCGAGTGTCCTACCGGAGCTCTTACCGTACGGGACGTTGAGACCGAAGATTTTGATCCTGATGCTGTTCGGGAACTTCTTACAAAGCAGGGAAGGGCGGTGCCGGAGCATATGCCTTCTCCTGAAAGTTTGAGATTGGATAATCCTGCTGCGGAAGCTGCTCCTAAATCAGGTTGCGGTTGTGGAGGATCAAAGCTTGTGGAATTTACTCCGTGTCAGAAGGCCAATATTCCGGCTGATATCGAAGGTGAAGCAGGGCCGTCACATCTTACTCACTGGCCTGTTCAGCTTAGACTTGTCCCACCCGAAGCTCCGTTCCTTAAGGGCGCAGACCTTTTGCTCACCGCAGATTGTGTTGCTGTCTCCATGCCCGGATATCACGAAAGATTTCTGCCGGGGCGCAAAGTGCTCATGGGTTGTCCGAAGTTTGATGATGTCGAACTTTACATCGAAAGGCTCACCGCAATTTTTGCAACAGCAGGTCTGAAGTCCATTACTCTTCTTGAAATGGAAGTTCCTTGTTGTTCGAATATGAGCAAGATTGTTGCAAAAGCTCTTAAAAATTCAGGTGCCAATATCCCCACTGAAAAAATTATTGTAGCCCGCACGGGTGAGATTGTTTTCAAGGGAGACTTAGTTCAGCCGGTTATTCTCTAG
- a CDS encoding BMP family lipoprotein — protein MVLMRNFYILLVLFAVCFTQAVCAYADNFKPVVIYQGSIENNSFNVSIHEGVKRFSEKTGLNCTEVVSGVAAEDYYRSVKEHVDGGYSPVFLPYGNQFNNLVDFVRNYPGTRFIVLDTVYDEPNMFSFVLAEHEGSFLAGALAAMASKSKKIGFVSVADIPFLLRFWCGYVQGAKYIDPQITVLKGFIGSYKGSWFDGNATSALANGMMDKGADVIYQVAGGAGPAVLEAVAARGKLGIGVDVNQNSLYPGSVLTSMIKRTDKIVFAALMLAKRGVWRDNFKRLGLEQGAVGIVFDENNKSLVTPEMRARIEVIKKDIVLGSISVHEYTKDLKCSGRVDK, from the coding sequence ATGGTGCTGATGCGTAATTTTTATATTTTACTTGTTTTATTTGCTGTCTGTTTTACGCAGGCAGTTTGTGCTTATGCTGATAATTTTAAACCAGTGGTTATTTATCAGGGGAGTATTGAGAACAATTCATTTAATGTATCCATTCACGAGGGTGTTAAAAGGTTTTCGGAGAAGACCGGGCTGAATTGTACTGAAGTTGTTAGCGGAGTGGCTGCAGAGGATTATTATAGAAGTGTCAAGGAGCATGTGGACGGGGGGTACTCCCCGGTGTTTCTACCTTATGGTAATCAATTTAATAACTTGGTTGATTTTGTTCGTAATTATCCGGGGACTAGATTTATTGTACTCGATACTGTCTATGATGAGCCGAATATGTTCTCTTTTGTTCTGGCGGAGCACGAAGGTTCCTTTTTGGCCGGAGCTTTGGCAGCCATGGCATCAAAGAGTAAAAAAATAGGCTTTGTTTCAGTTGCGGATATTCCTTTTCTGCTCCGTTTTTGGTGCGGATATGTTCAGGGAGCAAAATATATTGATCCTCAGATAACCGTTCTAAAAGGTTTTATCGGGAGTTATAAAGGGTCATGGTTTGACGGGAATGCAACATCCGCTCTGGCTAACGGGATGATGGATAAGGGGGCTGATGTAATTTATCAGGTAGCCGGAGGAGCAGGTCCTGCAGTACTGGAGGCGGTCGCGGCCCGCGGTAAGCTTGGCATTGGCGTGGATGTAAATCAGAATAGCCTTTATCCCGGCAGTGTGCTGACTTCCATGATCAAACGTACTGACAAAATAGTTTTCGCAGCCTTGATGCTCGCTAAAAGAGGAGTCTGGCGGGATAATTTTAAGCGGCTTGGTCTTGAGCAGGGCGCAGTGGGGATTGTGTTTGACGAGAATAATAAATCTTTGGTTACTCCTGAAATGCGTGCACGTATTGAGGTAATAAAGAAAGACATTGTTCTTGGGTCAATTTCTGTTCACGAGTATACTAAGGATTTGAAGTGTTCCGGCCGTGTTGATAAATAG
- a CDS encoding GGDEF domain-containing protein: MLINRAIKLHSVALYLVCVLLLGLLLPIAAGMVITLGQERIKLEDELSEFHRETLKTLVVSTEDAMLSFSPEGVRNIVGVLLKDERIVSIEVFSELFDLYLLRVSKQIPDHQFDSFSMRETVVKDGEVLGYVQVEVDSGWIIPRIEEARNHIILLFSSMFLSALLLVVPAIYYKILKPLRRLTRQADILSKGELGVEYEWRGKDELSMLGKTLEDMRGKLNENFNFMKEMAVTDELTGLPNRHGFSAEIKKIMHLSKRYKHPLSIAIFDLDYFKAINDTYGHGVGDEVLKDFSRLVCSRIRNTDIFARIGGEEFVMVMPETSIEAARLLLNEIREVVSGQPFAHGEKVTTSIGVTSYSGVEQLDQLLEAADKALYQAKRKGRDQVVVHLR, translated from the coding sequence GTGTTGATAAATAGAGCTATAAAACTTCATAGCGTAGCCCTGTATCTGGTCTGTGTTTTGCTGCTTGGGCTGCTCCTTCCTATAGCTGCGGGTATGGTTATAACCCTTGGTCAGGAGCGAATAAAGTTGGAGGACGAGTTAAGCGAGTTTCATCGCGAAACTCTTAAAACTCTCGTGGTGAGCACTGAGGATGCAATGTTATCCTTTTCGCCGGAAGGGGTCCGCAATATTGTCGGTGTTCTGTTAAAAGATGAGCGTATAGTCAGTATTGAAGTCTTTTCGGAACTTTTCGATCTTTATCTTTTGCGGGTTTCCAAACAAATTCCCGATCATCAATTTGATTCCTTCTCTATGCGGGAAACCGTTGTAAAAGACGGTGAAGTTTTGGGCTATGTTCAGGTTGAAGTGGATAGTGGCTGGATAATTCCCCGGATTGAAGAAGCCCGCAATCATATTATTCTTTTATTCTCTTCTATGTTTTTGAGTGCCTTACTGCTTGTTGTTCCGGCAATATATTATAAAATATTAAAGCCTCTTAGACGGCTGACAAGACAAGCTGATATTTTATCGAAAGGTGAACTGGGTGTCGAGTATGAGTGGCGTGGTAAAGATGAATTGTCCATGCTCGGCAAGACCTTGGAGGACATGCGCGGAAAGCTCAATGAGAACTTTAATTTCATGAAAGAAATGGCAGTGACTGATGAGCTTACCGGCCTTCCCAACAGGCACGGATTTTCGGCTGAAATTAAAAAAATTATGCATTTAAGTAAGCGTTATAAACATCCGTTATCCATCGCAATTTTTGATCTAGACTATTTCAAAGCTATCAATGATACCTACGGACATGGAGTCGGAGACGAAGTTTTGAAGGATTTTTCCAGACTTGTTTGTAGCAGGATTAGAAATACTGACATTTTTGCCCGGATCGGGGGCGAAGAATTTGTTATGGTCATGCCTGAAACATCAATTGAGGCTGCAAGATTGTTGCTAAATGAAATCAGGGAAGTTGTTTCCGGTCAGCCTTTTGCTCATGGTGAAAAGGTAACAACCAGCATCGGGGTTACAAGTTACTCAGGTGTTGAGCAGCTTGACCAGCTCCTCGAAGCTGCGGACAAGGCCTTGTATCAAGCCAAAAGAAAAGGGCGGGATCAGGTCGTAGTTCATCTTCGCTAA
- a CDS encoding purine-nucleoside phosphorylase yields the protein MTSPDLTTSITSHILEKIDNFQVGTIGIILGSGLGEAITKLDDAIEIPYSEIPGLPQSTVKGHSGRLIYGFMNKKPVLVFSGRFHLYEGYTAAEACLSIRIMGTLGIKKVFLTNAAGAINPQFDAGDLMLITDHINFTGQSPLTGHNYEEWGLRFPDMSKVYCEELRNTALEAAKAVSVRLERGVYIQLSGPNLETPAETRMFKLLGGDAVGMSTAIEAVTAVHMGMKVMGIACLTNKNLPDCMAETTHEGVIEQASKSSAAMSALIREIISRIN from the coding sequence ATGACCTCCCCCGACCTAACAACTTCTATTACCAGTCATATACTAGAAAAGATAGATAATTTTCAAGTTGGAACCATCGGAATAATTCTCGGTTCAGGACTTGGCGAAGCAATCACAAAATTAGACGACGCAATTGAAATTCCATATTCGGAAATCCCCGGCCTTCCACAATCAACGGTAAAAGGCCATAGCGGGCGCTTAATATATGGTTTTATGAACAAAAAACCCGTTCTAGTTTTCAGCGGCAGATTTCATCTTTATGAAGGTTACACTGCGGCTGAAGCCTGCCTGAGTATCCGCATAATGGGCACCCTCGGAATTAAAAAAGTATTTTTAACCAATGCCGCCGGAGCTATCAACCCCCAATTTGATGCCGGCGACCTGATGCTTATCACTGACCACATTAACTTTACAGGACAATCTCCGCTCACAGGACATAACTATGAAGAATGGGGCTTAAGATTCCCGGATATGAGCAAAGTTTATTGCGAAGAACTTCGTAACACAGCTCTTGAAGCGGCAAAGGCTGTATCCGTCCGCCTTGAACGGGGTGTATATATTCAGCTTTCAGGACCGAACCTTGAAACTCCGGCAGAAACCCGCATGTTCAAGCTTTTGGGAGGTGACGCTGTCGGCATGTCTACAGCAATTGAAGCCGTCACAGCCGTCCATATGGGAATGAAAGTAATGGGTATAGCCTGCCTGACCAATAAGAATCTACCTGACTGTATGGCTGAAACAACGCACGAAGGTGTGATCGAACAGGCTTCAAAATCCTCTGCGGCCATGTCTGCACTTATCCGTGAAATTATTTCCCGTATTAATTAA